One Vibrio taketomensis DNA window includes the following coding sequences:
- the aroK gene encoding shikimate kinase AroK translates to MAEKRNIFLVGPMGAGKSTIGRHLAQQLHMEFVDSDTVIEERTGADIAWVFDVEGEAGFRVREEKVINDLTEEQGIVLATGGGSILSKENRNRLSARGIVVYLETTIEKQLARTNRDKKRPLLQTDEPREVLEALAEERNPLYAEIADYTVRTDDQSAKVVANQIVKMLEER, encoded by the coding sequence ATGGCTGAGAAACGCAATATTTTCCTTGTTGGCCCAATGGGTGCCGGCAAAAGTACAATTGGTAGACATCTAGCTCAACAGCTTCATATGGAGTTTGTTGATTCTGACACTGTCATCGAAGAACGCACAGGCGCGGACATCGCTTGGGTATTCGATGTTGAAGGTGAAGCGGGTTTTCGCGTACGCGAAGAGAAGGTGATTAACGACCTAACTGAAGAGCAAGGTATCGTTCTTGCGACTGGTGGTGGTTCAATCCTAAGCAAAGAGAACCGTAATCGTCTATCTGCTCGCGGTATCGTAGTGTACCTAGAGACAACAATTGAAAAACAACTTGCACGTACTAACCGTGACAAGAAACGCCCTCTACTCCAAACGGATGAACCACGTGAGGTACTAGAGGCTTTGGCTGAAGAACGCAATCCACTATACGCGGAAATTGCGGATTACACTGTACGTACTGATGATCAAAGTGCAAAAGTGGTAGCCAATCAGATCGTAAAAATGCTAGAAGAGAGATAA
- a CDS encoding type IV pilus secretin PilQ family protein, translating into MRNGLNLTVQWIVKVGMLLSYMLFATQCLAQEAGNAFTSVDFRVDNEKNGKIVLELRDTQIMVDLKKTSQGLTIDLLNTTIEEDQLKLFDVRDFATNVQTLELFREPNSVRMVAQIDGKFDYQYSLNRNFVEIVVSKPQIQAKEKEQTILDKPAKKMSINFQDIPVRNVLQLIADYNNFNLVVSDSVSGNLTLRLDGVPWTQVLDIILQVKGLDKRVDGNVVLVAPRAELEQREKQRLENARLEDELGDLTSEIIKVNFANAAEIAEMIGGEQAISMLSDRGSITVDDRTNSLLIRDLKSNIDVVRSIIESLDIPVKQVQIEARIVTVNEGNLDDLGVRWSINSSDKVGATLEGNFAERGLYQSSNNSSNSGSNSGSTGSGSTSGSGSAAEGGDEIDDFLNVNLGAGGNAASIAFQVAKLGSNTLLDLELSALQRESKAEVISSPRLITTNKKPAYIEQGTEIPYLESSSSGATSVTFKKAVLSLKVTPQITPDNRLVLDLSVTQDRPGEVVKVGTGEAVSINTQRIGTQVLVENGETVVLGGIYQYSISDTVEKVPLLGDIPFLGNLFRHTYQNMGKSELLIFVTPKVVMQ; encoded by the coding sequence ATGAGAAATGGATTGAATTTAACCGTGCAGTGGATAGTCAAGGTTGGCATGTTGCTTAGCTACATGCTCTTTGCTACTCAATGTCTCGCTCAAGAGGCAGGTAATGCATTTACTAGTGTCGATTTTCGTGTAGATAACGAGAAAAATGGCAAGATTGTGCTTGAATTGCGCGATACGCAAATCATGGTTGACCTGAAGAAAACCTCGCAAGGTCTGACAATTGATTTGCTGAATACCACCATCGAAGAAGATCAACTTAAGTTATTTGATGTGCGTGATTTTGCGACCAACGTGCAAACCTTGGAGCTATTTCGCGAGCCAAACAGCGTGAGAATGGTGGCACAAATTGATGGTAAGTTTGATTACCAATACTCGCTGAACCGTAACTTTGTTGAAATTGTGGTGAGTAAGCCACAAATTCAAGCCAAAGAAAAAGAGCAAACCATTTTAGATAAGCCAGCGAAAAAGATGTCGATCAACTTCCAAGACATCCCAGTACGTAACGTATTGCAGCTTATTGCGGACTATAACAATTTCAACCTAGTAGTGTCTGACTCAGTCTCAGGTAACCTGACTTTACGTCTCGATGGTGTGCCTTGGACTCAAGTACTCGACATCATTTTGCAAGTAAAAGGCCTCGATAAGCGTGTTGACGGTAACGTGGTATTGGTTGCTCCGCGTGCAGAACTTGAGCAACGTGAAAAACAACGTTTGGAAAATGCTCGCTTAGAAGATGAATTGGGTGATCTGACATCAGAAATTATTAAAGTGAATTTTGCTAATGCAGCTGAAATTGCAGAGATGATTGGTGGTGAACAGGCGATTAGTATGTTGTCTGACCGTGGTTCTATTACCGTAGATGACCGCACCAACTCACTGTTGATTCGCGATCTCAAGAGTAACATTGACGTCGTGCGCAGCATTATTGAATCGCTCGATATACCAGTGAAACAGGTACAAATCGAAGCCCGTATCGTGACAGTCAACGAAGGTAACCTCGATGATCTTGGTGTTCGTTGGAGTATTAACTCCAGTGACAAAGTGGGTGCGACATTAGAGGGGAATTTTGCTGAGCGCGGTTTGTATCAAAGCTCTAATAACAGCTCTAACTCTGGTTCTAACTCAGGAAGCACGGGCTCAGGTAGCACATCAGGTTCAGGATCTGCGGCGGAAGGCGGTGACGAAATTGATGATTTCCTCAATGTTAACTTAGGAGCGGGTGGTAACGCGGCGTCGATTGCGTTCCAAGTGGCTAAGTTGGGTTCCAATACACTGCTTGATCTTGAGCTTTCGGCATTGCAACGTGAGTCAAAGGCAGAAGTTATTTCTAGCCCAAGATTGATCACGACTAACAAAAAACCAGCATACATTGAGCAAGGTACGGAAATCCCTTATTTAGAATCGTCATCCAGCGGTGCAACCTCTGTGACGTTTAAGAAAGCGGTATTGAGTCTTAAAGTGACACCACAAATCACGCCTGACAACCGTTTGGTGCTGGATTTGAGTGTGACTCAAGATAGACCAGGTGAAGTGGTGAAAGTCGGCACTGGCGAAGCGGTATCGATTAATACGCAACGCATTGGTACTCAAGTCTTGGTGGAAAACGGTGAAACCGTCGTATTGGGTGGTATTTACCAATACAGTATCAGTGATACTGTAGAGAAAGTGCCACTACTTGGAGACATCCCGTTTCTTGGCAATTTGTTCCGTCATACCTACCAAAATATGGGTAAAAGTGAACTGTTAATCTTTGTCACGCCGAAAGTAGTTATGCAGTAA